The following coding sequences lie in one Moritella viscosa genomic window:
- a CDS encoding putative uncharacterized protein (No significant database matches) yields the protein MNLISIKVSAKVLDHIRTSISHNQEQIALKVVSGDLSYIIDTISKSRKVQLILAEQLVITLGDTSAIWKAHQEDVTDFDILFKMLSSKLDKEFVFSYKLSG from the coding sequence ATGAATCTTATTTCGATCAAAGTGAGTGCAAAGGTACTTGATCATATTCGTACTTCAATTAGTCATAATCAAGAACAAATTGCACTTAAAGTTGTATCTGGCGACTTATCTTACATCATCGATACAATAAGTAAGTCACGTAAGGTTCAGCTAATCTTGGCTGAGCAGTTAGTAATAACCCTCGGCGATACATCCGCAATCTGGAAAGCACATCAGGAAGACGTAACAGACTTTGATATCTTATTTAAGATGCTGAGCAGTAAACTAGATAAAGAGTTTGTTTTTTCCTATAAGTTGAGCGGCTAA
- a CDS encoding putative uncharacterized protein (No significant database matches) yields MTALYIINSMWFRFWSKIGSKFKTSLEMLFNLISGDIKKSLRLLSYLRDKEIPAHEFAVYLYNSHKIVLVNRFTHPEGNENRKSQLSNIKALIKELDTDCHVLVVGNRNCKVLENQCHVVELGRVLHPSGVVLNTKSLDYYKTWYQFDDDVCRYKTDGFSLSNFHRI; encoded by the coding sequence ATGACTGCACTGTATATAATAAATTCGATGTGGTTTCGTTTCTGGTCAAAGATTGGATCAAAATTCAAGACATCTTTGGAGATGTTATTCAACCTGATTTCTGGTGACATCAAGAAATCTTTGAGGTTATTGAGCTACCTTAGAGATAAGGAGATACCTGCTCATGAATTTGCAGTGTACTTATATAATAGCCATAAAATTGTACTTGTGAATAGATTTACACATCCGGAAGGAAATGAAAATAGAAAATCCCAACTATCCAATATTAAGGCTCTGATTAAAGAACTTGATACTGATTGTCATGTTTTAGTAGTTGGTAATAGAAATTGTAAAGTACTGGAAAATCAATGTCATGTTGTTGAATTGGGAAGGGTTCTTCACCCAAGTGGAGTCGTATTAAACACGAAATCTCTAGATTACTATAAAACATGGTATCAGTTTGATGATGATGTATGCAGATATAAAACAGATGGCTTTTCACTTTCAAATTTTCATCGAATTTAA
- a CDS encoding membrane protein, protein MELGIFGVVFVVVAGLLFCVLKWKSYRAMLYSGGLLMALGLVASSLSILYVELFISEIDPDVISFQKHLLSNMFLIVAAIGANLFATAVCSKVKQREGFINDKVKYEIEVKQVE, encoded by the coding sequence ATGGAGTTAGGTATATTTGGCGTGGTGTTTGTTGTAGTCGCAGGTCTATTGTTTTGTGTTCTCAAGTGGAAGAGCTACCGCGCGATGCTTTATTCGGGTGGCCTGTTAATGGCTTTAGGGTTAGTTGCTAGCTCACTTTCTATCTTATACGTAGAGTTATTTATCAGTGAAATTGATCCAGATGTTATCTCTTTTCAAAAGCACCTTTTATCGAACATGTTCCTTATTGTAGCTGCAATAGGCGCTAATCTTTTTGCCACAGCTGTATGTTCCAAGGTAAAACAGCGTGAAGGCTTCATAAACGATAAAGTTAAATATGAAATTGAAGTAAAGCAAGTGGAATAA
- a CDS encoding putative uncharacterized protein (No significant database matches), whose amino-acid sequence MLIRYIIDNWKVPRIILPINYFSPLTWNCPIISLELLLIQNLFTAICHTFFHVRSRCGFSHCNRLQHSIMNINVFHPSFNWMLRCLRPHSVYGKLLMCIVIQDK is encoded by the coding sequence ATTCTGATCAGATACATTATTGATAACTGGAAAGTACCTAGAATCATTCTTCCTATAAATTATTTTTCACCGCTAACTTGGAATTGCCCCATTATCAGCTTAGAGCTGTTACTCATTCAAAATCTATTCACCGCAATTTGCCATACATTTTTTCATGTGAGGAGTAGGTGTGGTTTTTCACATTGCAACCGCTTACAACACTCAATCATGAACATAAATGTTTTCCATCCATCTTTTAATTGGATGCTAAGGTGCTTACGCCCCCATAGCGTATATGGAAAACTACTTATGTGTATTGTCATTCAAGATAAATGA
- the hrpB gene encoding ATP-dependent helicase HrpB — MAALPITAVLPDLFTALKLSNQVILQAPPGAGKSTLLPLKLLQENIFSGRILMLEPRRLAARNIAVFMASQLQQKVGEDVGYRMRGDTKVSKSTRLEVVTEGILTRMIQQDPELRDYDLIIFDEFHERSLNADVGLAFALEVQQGLRDDLNLLVMSATLDSEGLQKMLPDAKLLTAEGRCFPVSYSYHPMNLQRNTIKQALPGAITATVKLALQQQGGNILVFLPGVSEIKRCQQQLQELVNAHLQVLPLYGQLTQQQQQAAINPIVAGQRKIVLATNIAETSLTIEGISVVIDSGLERRVSFSPRSGVSKLQTRRISQASATQRAGRAGRLQAGHCYRLWREEDHCRLDAQIEPEIIAADLTSTCLELKVWGVNSFAELSLLDQPSLANVQYAESLLTDLGALDAGSCSNHGQALAEFGMSPRLAHMLLTAKEWENELPGISWLACRLIALLEGSERLPLDLDFALQQMASGQFKQAQRQALQWAQRFSFVKSSSQCRNTNAYTGLLLALAYPDRIAQRRDNTGRGQAGHGLDVRYMLSNGLGVKLMADASLATEEFLVVADLSLTEQGADAMVYNACGFDLAELQTWLPPLFTEEAFVQWDLKTHKLIAEQRQRLGKLVLSRQILTDITPAQKQTAVLAGIRKAGLSVLPWNEHNKALLTRLRCAYLWLAEVGFVDFSDEALIDDLENWLQPYLTGVTGPSQMKKIPLTEALLSRLDWSLQQRLDNELPTYFTVPTGSKIKLRYNDNSAPSLPVRIQEMFGQANKPAVANGRVPIVIELLSPAMRPLQITQDLLGFWNGSYAEVKKEMKGRYPKHNWDLPD; from the coding sequence GTGGCAGCGTTACCAATCACCGCCGTATTACCCGATCTATTTACGGCCTTAAAATTATCTAATCAAGTTATTTTGCAAGCGCCACCTGGTGCCGGTAAATCAACCTTATTACCACTTAAATTATTGCAAGAAAATATCTTCAGTGGCCGTATTTTAATGTTAGAACCAAGGCGTCTTGCTGCGCGTAACATTGCTGTATTTATGGCCTCGCAGTTACAACAAAAAGTCGGAGAGGATGTTGGTTATCGTATGCGCGGGGATACTAAAGTATCGAAATCAACACGATTGGAAGTGGTAACGGAGGGGATCTTAACCCGGATGATTCAACAAGATCCGGAACTCCGCGATTACGATCTTATTATATTTGATGAATTTCATGAGCGCTCACTCAATGCCGATGTCGGTTTAGCGTTTGCGCTCGAAGTCCAGCAAGGCTTACGCGATGATTTAAATTTATTAGTGATGTCGGCAACGCTCGATAGTGAAGGGCTACAGAAAATGTTGCCAGATGCGAAACTGTTGACGGCAGAAGGACGTTGCTTCCCTGTTTCTTATAGTTATCACCCGATGAATTTACAGCGCAATACGATTAAGCAAGCGTTGCCAGGCGCAATAACAGCAACGGTTAAATTAGCGCTACAGCAGCAGGGCGGTAATATTTTGGTATTTTTGCCTGGGGTGAGTGAAATTAAACGTTGCCAGCAACAGTTACAGGAATTAGTTAATGCGCATCTACAAGTATTGCCCTTGTATGGTCAATTAACGCAACAACAGCAACAGGCTGCAATTAATCCTATCGTCGCAGGGCAACGCAAAATTGTATTAGCGACCAATATAGCCGAAACCTCATTAACCATTGAAGGTATTTCGGTGGTGATTGACTCTGGCCTTGAGCGCCGAGTTAGCTTCTCCCCACGCTCGGGGGTCAGCAAATTACAGACCAGACGAATAAGCCAAGCATCTGCAACTCAGCGAGCAGGGCGTGCGGGGCGTTTACAAGCAGGGCACTGTTATCGTTTATGGCGTGAAGAAGACCACTGCCGCTTAGATGCACAAATAGAACCTGAAATTATTGCCGCGGATTTAACCTCAACCTGTTTAGAGTTAAAGGTATGGGGTGTTAATAGCTTTGCGGAACTGTCATTACTCGATCAGCCTTCATTGGCAAATGTGCAATATGCTGAATCGTTATTAACTGATCTTGGCGCTCTAGATGCGGGGAGTTGTAGTAACCATGGGCAAGCTTTGGCTGAATTTGGTATGTCACCACGGTTAGCACATATGCTGTTAACGGCAAAAGAGTGGGAAAATGAACTGCCGGGTATTAGTTGGTTAGCCTGTCGATTAATCGCATTACTTGAAGGCAGTGAACGCTTACCACTTGATTTGGATTTTGCATTGCAACAAATGGCATCGGGGCAATTTAAACAAGCACAACGTCAAGCACTGCAGTGGGCACAACGCTTTAGCTTTGTTAAAAGCAGCAGTCAGTGCCGAAACACGAATGCTTATACTGGTTTGTTGCTAGCGTTAGCGTATCCAGACCGTATCGCACAGCGTCGTGATAATACAGGACGAGGGCAAGCTGGTCACGGGCTGGACGTGCGTTACATGTTAAGTAATGGACTCGGAGTTAAATTAATGGCCGATGCCAGTTTAGCAACTGAAGAATTCTTAGTCGTTGCTGACTTATCGTTAACCGAACAAGGTGCCGATGCTATGGTCTACAACGCTTGTGGATTTGATTTAGCGGAATTACAAACTTGGTTACCGCCATTATTTACCGAGGAAGCGTTTGTGCAATGGGATTTAAAAACTCATAAATTGATTGCTGAGCAGCGTCAACGTTTAGGAAAATTGGTATTATCTCGCCAGATATTAACAGATATAACGCCTGCACAAAAACAAACGGCTGTACTGGCTGGTATTCGTAAAGCCGGATTATCGGTATTGCCTTGGAATGAGCACAATAAGGCATTGCTCACCCGATTACGATGTGCATATTTATGGTTAGCGGAAGTGGGGTTTGTTGATTTCAGTGATGAAGCCTTAATTGACGATCTAGAAAACTGGTTGCAGCCGTATTTGACGGGTGTAACTGGTCCCTCACAGATGAAAAAAATTCCCCTAACAGAAGCGTTGCTCTCACGGCTAGATTGGTCGTTGCAACAGCGCTTGGACAATGAACTGCCGACTTATTTCACCGTGCCGACTGGATCGAAAATTAAATTACGTTATAACGATAACAGTGCACCGAGTTTACCTGTGCGTATTCAAGAGATGTTTGGTCAAGCTAATAAACCTGCTGTTGCCAATGGTCGAGTGCCTATTGTTATTGAACTACTGTCACCGGCGATGCGTCCGTTACAAATTACCCAAGATTTATTGGGCTTTTGGAATGGCAGTTATGCTGAGGTTAAAAAAGAAATGAAGGGCCGTTATCCGAAGCACAACTGGGATTTGCCAGATTGA
- a CDS encoding putative exported protein — MRLSTSFFLSLLFTLSYNHTAMAHVGFWSKTYTITHQLTNGESIASAKQIMQEKARIKASFDVRNYQLMNKPVDLTNYKQYVPIIQAAYIKITPQNKPQIVKDKDVYKGQVFVVQQIRATFDEHYIGQSITILRNSLTVEKSLTTLDNDFDNNLKNLGEIKLAIAEQQISTQQSARLIRQQDHEVIQMRAVFDDVKRLFSDHGSSPQFNLSQLLKIRDSIDAEVIDPILNTKVRTRITNVEELNNGDVKVQVQVGWTLPIHHMRILHKYVRSADVTAPGGSSTYLKLSRFYNEKERAPSILSANIYNYLASQKIYFDISIGSQHQILDVLYPNGGDLMNNCNNPLARDADNPDKTSVCIVEQVFNDQHILSQPNIANPLTFTLNANEIDGQLTVNVKQIWQKAGSAEDKKWQRDLSQFN, encoded by the coding sequence ATGCGCCTATCTACGTCATTTTTTTTATCCTTATTATTCACCCTCAGTTATAACCATACAGCAATGGCTCACGTTGGCTTTTGGTCAAAAACATATACCATTACCCATCAACTCACCAATGGCGAAAGTATTGCCAGTGCCAAACAGATTATGCAAGAAAAAGCCCGGATCAAAGCCAGCTTTGATGTGCGTAATTATCAATTAATGAATAAGCCCGTTGATCTAACTAACTACAAACAATATGTGCCCATTATTCAAGCCGCTTATATTAAGATCACACCACAAAACAAGCCGCAAATAGTCAAAGATAAGGATGTATATAAAGGCCAAGTATTTGTGGTACAGCAAATAAGGGCAACATTCGACGAGCATTACATAGGCCAGAGCATAACCATATTACGTAACAGCCTCACAGTAGAAAAAAGTCTGACAACCCTAGATAACGACTTTGATAATAATTTAAAAAATTTAGGGGAGATAAAATTAGCTATTGCTGAACAACAAATATCTACGCAGCAAAGCGCGCGCTTAATACGCCAACAAGACCATGAAGTCATACAGATGAGGGCGGTATTCGATGATGTCAAACGCCTATTTTCAGATCACGGTAGTAGCCCGCAATTCAATCTTTCCCAGTTATTAAAAATACGGGACAGTATTGACGCGGAAGTCATTGATCCAATCCTTAATACCAAAGTACGAACACGCATCACCAATGTTGAAGAGCTGAATAATGGCGATGTAAAAGTACAAGTACAAGTTGGCTGGACCCTCCCTATACACCATATGCGTATATTACATAAATACGTACGTTCTGCCGATGTAACAGCGCCCGGTGGTAGCTCTACCTATTTAAAACTATCTCGGTTTTATAACGAAAAAGAACGTGCACCGTCGATACTGTCAGCTAACATCTATAATTATCTTGCCAGTCAAAAAATATATTTTGATATTTCAATTGGTAGCCAGCATCAAATATTAGATGTGCTATATCCTAATGGCGGTGATCTGATGAACAATTGTAATAACCCACTGGCCCGTGATGCTGACAACCCGGATAAAACGTCTGTATGTATTGTTGAGCAAGTATTTAACGACCAACATATTTTATCACAACCCAATATCGCCAACCCGCTTACATTCACCCTCAATGCCAATGAGATTGATGGCCAACTGACCGTCAACGTAAAACAAATATGGCAAAAAGCTGGAAGTGCAGAAGATAAAAAGTGGCAACGAGATCTGTCTCAGTTTAACTAG
- the sfsA gene encoding sugar fermentation stimulation protein A, producing MHYPTPLQSATLIKRYKRFLADVILENGEEVTIHCANTGAMTGCGDPGDIIWFSTSDNPKRKYSRSWELTEKANGDLICINTARANQLAKEAIQSAAISQLIGYDSLTTEVKYGNENSRIDILLDDTKHGKCYIEVKSASLLENGCGYFPDTVSVRGQKHLRELMAVKKNGHRAVLLFVIQHTGIKALKPAKHLDKDYSDLVKQAIEQGVEVFAYASTIEKHEITLVEQISFNCD from the coding sequence ATGCATTATCCGACGCCCCTACAGTCCGCCACGTTAATTAAACGCTACAAGCGATTTTTGGCTGATGTCATTCTTGAAAATGGTGAAGAAGTTACCATACACTGTGCTAATACTGGTGCAATGACAGGTTGTGGCGATCCAGGCGATATAATCTGGTTCTCAACCTCAGACAATCCGAAACGTAAATATTCACGTTCTTGGGAGCTTACCGAAAAAGCCAATGGCGATTTAATTTGCATTAATACAGCCAGAGCCAATCAATTAGCCAAAGAAGCAATTCAATCGGCCGCTATATCACAACTAATCGGCTACGACAGTCTGACCACCGAAGTAAAATACGGTAATGAAAATAGTCGGATTGATATTTTACTCGATGATACTAAACATGGTAAATGCTATATCGAAGTGAAGAGTGCCAGTTTATTAGAAAATGGCTGTGGTTATTTCCCCGATACTGTCAGTGTTCGTGGACAAAAACATCTAAGAGAGCTAATGGCTGTAAAGAAAAACGGACACCGAGCAGTATTATTATTTGTTATTCAGCACACAGGTATTAAGGCGCTAAAACCTGCTAAACACTTAGATAAAGACTATAGTGATCTTGTTAAGCAGGCAATTGAGCAAGGAGTTGAAGTATTTGCATACGCGAGTACAATAGAAAAACACGAAATTACGTTAGTAGAACAAATTTCATTCAACTGTGACTAA
- the dksA gene encoding DnaK suppressor protein → MPEAKKVLGVLAIAGVEAYQEQPGEEYMGEKQRDHFKNILSAWRNELREEVDRTVVHMKDEASNFPDPVDRAAQEEEFSLELRARDRERKLIKKIEKTLQSIEHDDFGFCNTCGIEIGIRRLEARPTAEQCIDCKTLSEIKEKQMVG, encoded by the coding sequence ATGCCTGAAGCGAAAAAAGTACTCGGTGTTTTAGCCATCGCAGGTGTAGAAGCTTACCAAGAACAGCCTGGTGAAGAATACATGGGTGAGAAGCAACGCGATCACTTTAAAAACATTTTAAGTGCTTGGCGTAATGAGCTACGTGAAGAAGTTGATCGCACTGTAGTTCATATGAAGGATGAGGCGTCAAACTTCCCAGATCCTGTTGATAGAGCAGCCCAGGAAGAAGAGTTTAGCCTAGAACTTCGAGCTCGAGATCGTGAAAGAAAACTGATCAAAAAAATCGAAAAAACACTTCAATCAATTGAACATGATGACTTCGGTTTTTGCAACACATGTGGTATCGAAATTGGTATCCGCCGCTTAGAAGCACGACCGACTGCAGAGCAATGTATTGACTGCAAAACGCTTTCTGAAATCAAAGAAAAGCAAATGGTTGGCTAA
- a CDS encoding glutamyl-Q tRNA(Asp) synthetase codes for MSNSYVGRFAPSPSGPLHFGSLIAAVGSYLQAKSNQGTWLVRIEDLDPPREVSGASANILATLDAFGLHWDGDVIYQSQRSSAYQEAIAQLSQQSLTYYCHCTRKQIQAQGVFYQGQCKHKQLAANNAALRVTTTVPVYHFMDELHGKIEIEKALAAEDFIIHRKDDLFAYNLAVVVDDIYQGITQVVRGADLIEPTGRQLYLFEQFSQPAPSYLHLPLVSNADGSKLSKQNHAPGLDISQAKALLIDAFRFLALPVCNELQDLSIPHLLQWGTEHWSVKNLPRQKSIVLSQ; via the coding sequence ATGTCCAATAGCTATGTAGGACGCTTCGCGCCCTCTCCTTCAGGACCATTACATTTTGGTTCCCTGATCGCTGCTGTTGGCAGCTATTTACAAGCAAAATCTAACCAAGGTACTTGGTTAGTGCGCATCGAAGATCTCGATCCCCCTAGAGAAGTTTCAGGTGCATCGGCGAATATCTTAGCAACACTTGATGCCTTTGGTTTACATTGGGATGGTGATGTTATCTATCAAAGCCAGCGCAGTTCTGCTTATCAAGAAGCTATTGCCCAGCTTAGCCAGCAAAGTTTAACCTACTACTGTCATTGCACCCGTAAACAAATTCAAGCACAAGGTGTCTTTTATCAAGGACAATGTAAGCATAAGCAACTTGCTGCAAATAATGCAGCCTTGCGGGTAACGACGACAGTACCTGTTTATCATTTTATGGATGAGTTACATGGTAAGATAGAAATCGAGAAAGCACTCGCTGCAGAAGATTTTATTATTCATCGTAAAGATGACCTGTTTGCTTACAATCTTGCCGTGGTCGTGGACGATATTTACCAAGGTATCACCCAAGTCGTACGTGGCGCAGATTTAATTGAACCAACAGGGCGACAATTATATCTGTTTGAACAATTTTCACAGCCAGCACCATCATATTTACATTTGCCTTTGGTCAGTAATGCTGATGGCTCTAAATTAAGTAAACAGAATCACGCGCCCGGATTAGATATCAGTCAGGCTAAAGCCCTCTTAATTGATGCATTCAGATTCTTAGCCTTACCCGTGTGTAACGAACTGCAAGATCTATCTATCCCCCATCTATTACAATGGGGTACAGAACATTGGTCCGTCAAAAACCTACCCAGACAGAAATCAATCGTATTAAGCCAATAA
- the pcnB gene encoding poly(A) polymerase: MKETASETASKTRKDRDAQSKNAPEDTNSNTAVAPLAQQDVPNLGLNELKLEKGQHPINHNLISENALKVLYRLHKSGYQAYLVGGGVRDIFIGQEPKDFDIATNAEPEQIKKLFHNCRLVGRRFRLAHILFGRDMIEVATFRGHHVEEKEKEQNQQTSKQSDGGMLLRDNVYGTISEDAERRDFTVNALYYNIADRAVYDFAGGLADLQSKQLRLIGDPETRYREDPVRMLRAVRFSAKLDMQISPDAAEPIKRMANLLQSIPAARLFEETLKLFLNGNGLATYKLMKEHGLFQPLFPLVSKYQNEDGSSNCDKFIQIALDNTDRRINSGKRVTPAYLYAAMLWYPLEAMAEERVIDSGLNYSDALLLAMNDALDSQIKSIAIPRRFTSTIRDIWHLQGRLPRRQGKRAEKAFEHLKFRAGFDFLEMRAEIQGGDLVEVTQWWRDYQTANATGRQNLIKELNSPAGKKTRPRRAKKKKPASESDAS; this comes from the coding sequence GTGAAAGAAACTGCTTCTGAAACAGCGTCAAAGACACGCAAAGATCGTGATGCACAGAGTAAAAACGCACCTGAAGATACTAATTCTAATACGGCTGTTGCGCCATTAGCACAACAAGATGTACCGAATTTGGGACTAAATGAACTGAAACTGGAAAAGGGTCAACACCCTATAAACCATAATTTAATTAGTGAAAACGCCCTAAAAGTACTCTATCGTTTACACAAGTCGGGCTATCAAGCTTACCTTGTAGGTGGCGGTGTGCGTGATATATTTATTGGCCAAGAACCAAAAGACTTTGATATCGCGACCAATGCCGAACCAGAACAAATCAAAAAATTATTCCATAACTGCCGTTTAGTTGGCCGTCGCTTCCGTCTTGCTCATATCTTATTTGGCCGTGACATGATCGAAGTTGCAACCTTCCGTGGTCATCACGTAGAAGAAAAAGAAAAAGAACAAAATCAACAAACATCAAAGCAATCTGATGGTGGCATGTTGTTACGTGATAACGTCTACGGCACCATCAGTGAAGATGCTGAACGTCGTGACTTTACTGTTAATGCCTTGTATTACAATATTGCCGATCGCGCTGTTTATGACTTTGCCGGTGGTCTTGCTGACTTACAAAGCAAGCAATTACGCTTAATCGGTGATCCAGAAACACGTTACCGAGAAGATCCGGTGCGTATGCTACGTGCTGTACGTTTCTCCGCAAAACTAGACATGCAGATCAGTCCAGATGCTGCGGAACCGATCAAACGCATGGCAAACTTGTTACAAAGTATTCCCGCCGCGCGTTTATTTGAAGAAACATTAAAACTATTCTTAAATGGTAACGGTTTAGCAACTTACAAATTAATGAAAGAACATGGTTTATTCCAACCCTTGTTCCCACTTGTTAGTAAATATCAAAATGAAGACGGTTCAAGTAACTGTGATAAATTCATCCAAATTGCCTTAGATAACACTGACCGCCGTATTAATTCAGGCAAGCGTGTAACCCCCGCTTATTTATATGCCGCTATGTTATGGTATCCACTGGAAGCGATGGCTGAAGAACGCGTTATTGACAGCGGTCTTAACTACAGCGATGCTTTGCTATTAGCAATGAATGATGCTCTTGATTCACAAATTAAGAGTATTGCAATTCCGCGCCGCTTTACTTCAACCATCCGTGATATTTGGCATTTACAAGGCCGCTTACCACGCCGCCAAGGTAAACGTGCAGAAAAAGCCTTCGAACATTTAAAATTCCGTGCGGGTTTTGATTTCTTAGAAATGCGAGCCGAGATTCAAGGTGGCGATTTAGTCGAAGTAACTCAATGGTGGCGTGATTACCAAACTGCTAATGCCACTGGCCGTCAGAACTTAATTAAAGAATTGAATTCACCAGCGGGTAAAAAAACACGTCCACGCCGTGCTAAAAAGAAAAAGCCAGCAAGCGAAAGTGATGCTTCATAG
- the folK gene encoding 2-amino-4-hydroxy-6-hydroxymethyl-dihydropteridine diphosphokinase, translating into MSSLKEHDINVQDYTRCYIAIGSNLADPIAQAKEAITALKTLTESRFISVSSLYASKPMGPQEQPDYINAVACVGTHLAPIELLDALQQIENEQGRVRKEHWGARTLDLDILLYGDEVMSTPRLTVPHYGMKEREFVLYPLAEIAPQLQLPCGQALSALLEACPRNGLAIYQNIE; encoded by the coding sequence ATGTCATCTCTAAAAGAACATGATATTAACGTACAAGATTATACCCGTTGTTATATCGCGATCGGCAGTAATCTTGCCGATCCAATAGCGCAAGCTAAAGAAGCAATCACAGCGCTAAAAACATTAACGGAAAGTCGTTTTATTTCGGTATCATCCCTGTATGCAAGTAAGCCAATGGGACCACAAGAGCAACCAGATTATATTAATGCGGTTGCCTGTGTCGGCACCCATTTAGCGCCAATTGAATTACTTGATGCGCTACAGCAGATTGAAAATGAACAAGGCCGTGTACGTAAAGAACATTGGGGAGCAAGAACCCTAGATTTAGATATCTTACTATACGGCGATGAAGTTATGAGTACGCCCCGTTTAACTGTGCCACATTACGGCATGAAAGAACGTGAATTTGTACTCTACCCATTAGCAGAAATAGCACCACAATTGCAATTACCTTGTGGTCAAGCATTGTCAGCCTTACTTGAGGCCTGTCCTCGTAATGGCTTAGCTATTTATCAAAACATAGAGTAA
- the panB gene encoding 3-methyl-2-oxobutanoate hydroxymethyltransferase: MSKVTVSKLLKMKQAGQKFASITAYDASFSALFDEAGVPVLLVGDSMGMVLQGHSDTLPVTVTDIAYHTRCVRAGATNSLVIADMPFMSYATKEQTLTNATTLMQAGANMVKVEGGEWLVESVAALTERGIPVCGHLGLTPQSVHVFGGFKVQGRAQDKADEMVEHALSLQAAGIQLLVVECIPAPLAKRISEALTIPVIGIGAGRDTDGQILVMHDAFGISKGFVPKFSKNFLAETGDMRKAVIAYIDEVAAQTFPADEHMFS; this comes from the coding sequence ATGAGCAAAGTTACCGTATCTAAACTGCTTAAAATGAAACAAGCAGGACAAAAGTTTGCCAGTATTACCGCTTATGATGCGAGTTTTTCTGCATTATTTGACGAAGCCGGAGTACCAGTATTATTAGTTGGCGACTCGATGGGCATGGTACTGCAAGGCCACAGTGATACGCTACCCGTCACTGTTACAGATATTGCTTATCATACCCGCTGTGTGCGTGCAGGTGCGACCAACTCACTGGTTATCGCAGATATGCCATTTATGAGTTATGCAACCAAAGAACAAACCTTGACCAATGCGACAACCCTGATGCAAGCAGGTGCAAACATGGTTAAAGTTGAAGGTGGTGAATGGTTAGTTGAGAGTGTTGCAGCACTGACTGAACGCGGTATCCCTGTGTGCGGTCATCTTGGTTTAACACCACAATCAGTCCACGTTTTTGGCGGTTTTAAAGTACAAGGCCGAGCACAAGATAAAGCGGATGAAATGGTTGAACACGCACTTTCATTGCAAGCCGCGGGTATCCAACTATTAGTTGTAGAGTGTATCCCAGCACCGTTGGCAAAACGAATTTCCGAAGCCTTAACTATCCCCGTTATTGGTATTGGTGCTGGCCGCGATACAGATGGTCAAATCTTAGTAATGCACGATGCTTTCGGCATTTCGAAAGGCTTTGTACCTAAATTTTCAAAAAACTTTTTAGCCGAAACAGGCGATATGCGTAAAGCGGTTATCGCTTATATTGATGAAGTTGCTGCACAGACTTTCCCTGCCGATGAGCACATGTTCTCATAA